A region from the Anaerohalosphaeraceae bacterium genome encodes:
- a CDS encoding NPCBM/NEW2 domain-containing protein yields the protein MNKKEPQFVEQLTGLFVLSLEGTISPEQFGVLTNLLKTNKAARDYYYDFIVSYVGISHLGILSEREEAGDSWPNSQLWNELLTFERSAPALDIPPCPPQADEAEKPRSAPHASRVNKVSLVSLLVSAAALIFVIAYGFLTSLGRGVEVATLSDSIDAKWANRAGPVEKGTRLATGDEQWLLREGYAELLFDNQAKVVLEGPAEFQILASDRIGLRYGKVYVRAPGEAAGFSVYTLDAKIIDLGTEFGVQSDIGGNTQVHVLKGKTMLLASRSGRVNLEISQGHAKKVAGKTGEISDIECLSDYFVRAINSESKWIWRGQNLCLADIVGGGNGLGTGLRGSCINTVTGQWKADSYLPANSTTIRPGTHMVSDHQYHPVRGNPFIDGVFIPDGEFGPVQITSHGHLFRDFPDTSGLGWGGIIYPDQTLLTRPIRLNRIQYGIPGKGALFMHGNAGITFDLEKIRTAYSGMIREFRAVYGIADEYLDGGGCPAYADFWVLVDGQVRFVRKGVQVRQGGTISVPLSNQDRFLTLVTTDGGKGSPEYDNRTSFNDWSVFGEPCLVFE from the coding sequence ATGAATAAGAAGGAGCCGCAGTTTGTCGAACAGCTGACGGGACTGTTTGTCCTTTCACTCGAGGGGACGATTAGCCCGGAGCAGTTTGGGGTTCTGACAAATTTGCTGAAGACGAATAAAGCGGCTCGGGACTATTACTATGATTTCATCGTTTCCTATGTAGGGATAAGCCATCTGGGAATCCTTTCGGAGCGGGAAGAGGCGGGAGACAGCTGGCCCAATTCGCAGCTGTGGAACGAACTGCTAACCTTTGAACGCTCTGCTCCGGCCCTGGATATTCCCCCATGCCCGCCGCAAGCGGACGAGGCGGAAAAGCCCAGAAGTGCCCCGCATGCTTCAAGAGTGAATAAAGTTTCTCTTGTGTCGCTGCTGGTTTCTGCCGCAGCGCTGATTTTTGTCATTGCGTACGGCTTTTTGACTTCGCTGGGGCGCGGGGTGGAGGTGGCGACCCTCTCGGACAGCATCGACGCCAAATGGGCAAATAGGGCCGGTCCGGTGGAGAAGGGAACACGGCTGGCGACGGGAGATGAGCAGTGGCTGCTGCGAGAAGGATATGCAGAACTGCTGTTTGATAATCAGGCGAAGGTGGTGCTGGAGGGGCCGGCGGAATTTCAGATTCTGGCGTCGGACCGAATCGGACTGCGGTACGGCAAGGTGTATGTAAGGGCTCCCGGCGAGGCGGCGGGATTTTCCGTTTATACTCTGGATGCGAAAATTATTGATTTGGGGACGGAGTTCGGCGTTCAGTCGGATATTGGGGGCAATACGCAGGTACATGTACTCAAGGGCAAGACGATGCTGCTTGCCAGTCGGAGCGGCCGAGTGAATCTGGAAATCAGTCAAGGACACGCCAAGAAGGTTGCCGGCAAAACCGGAGAGATTTCGGATATTGAATGTTTGTCCGATTATTTTGTTCGGGCGATCAATTCGGAATCGAAGTGGATCTGGCGGGGGCAGAATCTATGCCTGGCGGATATTGTAGGCGGCGGCAACGGTCTGGGGACAGGTCTTCGCGGTTCCTGCATTAATACCGTAACAGGCCAGTGGAAGGCGGACAGTTATCTGCCGGCGAACTCGACCACGATTCGCCCCGGAACGCATATGGTCAGCGATCATCAGTATCATCCAGTCCGGGGCAATCCGTTTATTGACGGCGTATTCATTCCAGACGGTGAGTTCGGGCCGGTTCAAATCACCAGCCATGGGCATTTGTTCCGTGATTTTCCGGATACGTCCGGTCTGGGGTGGGGCGGCATTATTTATCCGGATCAAACCCTTTTGACCCGACCCATCCGATTGAACAGAATCCAATACGGGATTCCCGGCAAGGGGGCTTTGTTTATGCACGGCAATGCCGGGATTACCTTTGATTTGGAGAAAATCCGCACGGCGTATTCGGGGATGATTCGGGAGTTTCGGGCTGTGTACGGAATTGCGGATGAGTATCTGGATGGGGGAGGATGTCCCGCCTATGCGGATTTCTGGGTTCTGGTGGACGGTCAGGTCCGGTTTGTTCGAAAAGGCGTTCAGGTGCGTCAGGGCGGAACGATTTCTGTGCCGTTATCGAATCAGGACCGGTTTCTGACCCTTGTGACCACAGACGGCGGCAAAGGCAGCCCGGAATATGACAATCGAACCTCGTTTAATGACTGGTCAGTCTTTGGAGAGCCCTGTCTGGTTTTTGAATAG
- a CDS encoding sigma-70 family RNA polymerase sigma factor produces the protein MPNQNRLLSFILCYIPNRADAEDVFQNTTFVLWKKFDQYKPGSDFLAWSIMIARFEILSYYKKKKSEGSIHFDEEMQKILDAEMKTFESRFEQRLDALRECLKKLITDELRLLKMRYEENLPLARIAERLSITSPAVFKRISKIHSRLIQCIRQRIAFGEAV, from the coding sequence TTGCCCAATCAAAATCGGCTCCTTTCCTTTATTCTCTGCTACATTCCTAATCGAGCGGATGCAGAGGATGTGTTCCAGAATACGACCTTTGTGCTCTGGAAAAAATTTGATCAGTATAAACCGGGCAGCGATTTTCTTGCCTGGAGCATTATGATTGCCCGCTTTGAAATTCTGTCTTACTACAAAAAGAAGAAGAGCGAGGGGAGCATTCATTTCGATGAGGAGATGCAGAAAATCCTTGATGCGGAGATGAAGACGTTTGAGAGCCGTTTTGAGCAGCGGCTGGATGCCCTTCGGGAGTGTCTGAAGAAGTTAATTACGGATGAACTGCGGCTTTTGAAGATGCGGTATGAAGAGAATCTGCCGCTGGCTCGGATTGCGGAGCGATTGAGCATCACATCTCCAGCGGTTTTCAAACGGATTTCGAAGATTCACAGCCGGCTGATTCAGTGCATTCGGCAGCGTATAGCTTTTGGAGAGGCCGTATGA